The following are from one region of the Salvia hispanica cultivar TCC Black 2014 chromosome 1, UniMelb_Shisp_WGS_1.0, whole genome shotgun sequence genome:
- the LOC125201299 gene encoding 26S proteasome regulatory subunit 4 homolog A-like encodes MGQGTPGGLNRQPGDRKNDGDKKDKKFEPAAPPARVGRKQRKQKGPDAAARIPAVTPLTKCKLRLLKLDRIKDYLLMEEEFVANQERLKPQEEKTEEDRSKVDDLRGSPMSVGNLEELIDENHAIVSSSVGPEYYVGILSFVDKDQLEPGCAILMHNKVLSVVGLLQDDVDPMVSVMKVEKAPLESYADIGGLDAQIQEIKEAVELPLTHPELYEDIGIKPPKGVILYGEPGTGKTLLAKAVANSTSATFLRVVGSELIQKYLGDGPKLVRELFRVADDLSPSIVFIDEIDAVGTKRYDAHSGGEREIQRTMLELLNQLDGFDSRGDVKVILATNKIESLDPALLRPGRIDRKIEFPLPDIKTRRRIFQIHTSRMTLAEDVNLEEFVMTKDEFSGADIKAICTEAGLLALRERRMKVTHADFKKAKDKVMFKKKEGVPEGLYM; translated from the exons ATGGGTCAGGGCACTCCCGGCGGCCTCAATCGCCAGCCCGGCGACCGCAAGAACGACGGCGACAAGAAGGACAAGAAATTCGAGCCTGCCGCCCCTCCCGCTCGCGTCGGCCGGAAGCAGCGCAAGCAGAAGGGCCCCGATGCGGCTGCTCGGATACCCGCGGTCACGCCTCTCACTAAGTGCAAGCTGCGCCTGCTCAAGCTCGACCGAATCAAAGATTACTTGCTTATGGAGGAGGAGTTCGTGGCCAATCAGGAGAGGCTCAAGCCCCAGGAGGAGAAGACGGAGGAGGATCGCTCCAAGGTCGACGATCTGAGAGGCTCCCCCATGAGCGTCGGCAATTTGGAGGAGTTGATTGACGAGAATCACGCCATCGTTTCCTCCTCTGTGGGGCCCGAGTATTACGTCGGGATCTTGTCGTTTGTCGATAAGGATCAGCTCGAGCCTGGCTGCGCGATTCTTATGCACAATAAG GTTCTATCTGTTGTTGGACTGCTTCAAGATGATGTTGATCCAATGGTATCTGTGATGAAAGTTGAGAAGGCTCCATTAGAGTCGTATGCAGATATTGGTGGTTTAGATGCCCAGATCCAGGAAATTAAGGAGGCAGTTGAGCTTCCATTAACACACCCAGAATTGTATGAGGATATTGGTATTAAACCCCCCAAAGGTGTCATATTATACGGAGAACCCGGAACTGGAAAAACTTTACTTGCAAAG GCCGTGGCAAATTCTACATCAGCAACTTTCTTGCGTGTCGTTGGaagtgaattaattcaaaagtATCTGGGAGATGGTCCTAAATTGGTCAGAGAACTTTTCAGAGTTGCTGATGACCTCTCACCCTCTATCGTCtttattgatgaaattgatgcAGTGGGAACAAAAAG GTATGACGCCCACTCGGGTGGTGAACGTGAAATCCAAAGGACTATGCTGGAATTGCTGAACCAGTTAGATGGTTTTGATTCAAGAGGAGATGTGAAAGTAATCCTCGCAACAAACAAAATCGAAAGTCTTGATCCTGCTCTCCTTCGGCCTGGTAGAATAGACAGGAAAATTGAGTTCCCTCTTCCCGATATCAAGACAAGGAGACGCATTTTCCAG ATACACACATCAAGGATGACACTGGCCGAGGATGTGAACCTGGAGGAATTTGTTATGACGAAAGATGAGTTTTCTGGAGCTGATATCAAGGCCATATGCACTGAAGCCGGCTTGCTTGCTTTGAGAGAGCGGCGAATGAAG